A window of the Vanessa cardui chromosome 12, ilVanCard2.1, whole genome shotgun sequence genome harbors these coding sequences:
- the LOC124534386 gene encoding myosin heavy chain, muscle isoform X8 codes for MPKPQVQEGEDPDPTPYLFVSLEQKRIDQSKPYDGKKACWVPDEKEGFVQGEIKATKGDLVTVNLPGGETKDFKKDLVAQVNPPKYEKCEDMSNLTYLNDASVLYNLKQRYYHKLIYTYSGLFCVAINPYKRFPVYTFRCAKLYRGKRRSEVPPHIFAISDGAYVNMLTNHENQSMLITGESGAGKTENTKKVIAYFATVGAAQKKDPTQDKKGSLEDQVVQTNPVLEAFGNAKTVRNDNSSRFGKFIRIHFGPSGKLAGADIETYLLEKARVISQQALERSYHIFYQMMSGSVSGLKAICYLSNDVNDYNIVSQGKTVIPGVDDGEEMKLTDQAFDILGFTQEEKDNVYKITAAVMHMGCMKFKQRGREEQAEADGTEDGEKVAKLLGVDCQDLYKNLLKPRIKVGNEFVTQGRNKDQVTNSVGALCKGMFDRLFKWLVKKCNETLDTKQKRQHFIGVLDIAGFEIFDFNGFEQLCINFTNEKLQQFFNHHMFVLEQEEYQREGIEWTFIDFGMDLQHCIDLIEKPMGILSILEEESMFPKATDQTFVEKLNNNHLGKSAPYLKPKPPKPGCQAAHFAIGHYAGNVGYNITGWLEKNKDPLNDTVVDQFKKGANKLLVEIFADHPGQSGDAGAGGGGGKGAGGKRAKGSAFQTVSSLYREQLNNLMTTLRSTQPHFVRCIIPNELKQAGLIDSHLVMHQLTCNGVLEGIRICRKGFPNRMVYPDFKLRYKILAPQAAEKETDPKKIAQVILEATGLDVESYRLGHTKVFFRAGVLGQMEELRDDRLSKIVSWLQAYIRGYLSRKDFKKLQEQRLALQVVQRNLRKYLQLRTWPWWKLWQRVKPLLNVTRVEDEMAKLEEKAQKAQEAFEKEEKLRKEVEALNSKLLEEKQALLASLEGEKGSLSETQERANKLAAQKADLEGQLRDTQDRLTQEEDARNQLFQAKKKLEQEISGLKKDVEDLELSIQKSEQDKATKDHQIRNLNDEIAHQDELINKLNKEKKLQGESNQKTSEELQAAEDKVNHLNKVKQKLEQTLDELEDSLEREKKLRGDVEKQRRKVEGDLKLTQEAVSDLERNKKELEQTIQRKDKEISSLTAKLEDEQSLVSKVQKQIKELQARIEELEEEVESERQARAKAEKQRADLARELEELGERLEEAGGATSAQIELNKKREAELSKLRRDLEEANIQHESTLANLRKKHNDAVAEMGEQLDQLNKLKAKAEKERSQYFSEVNDLRAGLDHLSNEKAAQEKIVKQLQHQLNEVQGKADESNRTLNDLDAAKKKLSIENSDLLRQLEEAESQVSQLSKIKVSLTTQLEDTKRLADEEARERATLLGKFRNLEHDLDNIREQVEEEAEGKADLQRQLSKANAEAQLWRSKYESEGVARSEELEEAKRKLQARLAEAEETIESLNQKVVALEKTKQRLSTEVEDLQLEVDRATAIANAAEKKQKAFDKIIGEWKLKVDDLAAELDASQKECRNYSTELFRLKGAYEEGQEQLEAVRRENKNLADEVKDLLDQIGEGGRNIHEIEKARKRLEAEKDELQAALEEAEAALEQEENKVLRAQLELSQVRQEIDRRIQEKEEEFENTRKNHQRALDSMQASLEAEAKGKAEALRMKKKLEADINELEIALDHANKANAEAQKNIKRYQAQIKDLQTALEEEQRARDDAREQLGISERRANALQNELEESRTLLEQADRARRQAEQELGDAHEQLNELSAQSASLSAAKRKLESELQTLHSDLDELLNEAKNSEEKAKKAMVDAARLADELRAEQEHAQTQEKLRKALEQQIKELQVRLDEAEANALKGGKKAIQKLEQRVRELENELDGEQRRHADAQKNLRKAERRIKELTFQAEEDRKNHERMQDLVDKLQQKIKTYKRQIEEAEEIAALNLAKFRKAQQELEEAEERADLAEQAISKFRGKGRAGSAARGVSPAPQRTRPAFDGFGTFPPRFDLAPENDF; via the exons ACGTACTCGGGTCTCTTCTGTGTCGCCATCAACCCTTACAAGAGATTCCCCGTGTACACGTTCCGATGTGCCAAGCTTTACCGAGGCAAGCGTCGTTCGGAAGTGCCACCCCACATTTTCGCCATTTCCGACGGCGCCTACGTCAACATGTTGACCAACCACGAGAATCAATCTATGTTGATTAC CGGTGAGTCTGGTGCCGGAAAGACTGAGAACACGAAGAAGGTAATTGCCTACTTCGCCACCGTTGGTGCAGCGCAAAAGAAGGACCCCACCCAGGACAAGAAGGGATCCCTGGAAGACCAGGTCGTCCAAACTAACCCTGTGCTTGAAGCCTTCGGTAACGCCAAGACTGTGCGTAACGACAACTCTTCCCGTTTC GGTAAATTCATCCGTATTCACTTCGGCCCCTCTGGAAAACTGGCTGGTGCTGACATTGAGACCT ACCTGCTCGAGAAGGCTCGTGTAATTTCCCAGCAAGCCCTTGAGCGTTCCTACCACATCTTCTACCAGATGATGTCTGGTTCCGTAAGCGGTCTTAAAG CCATCTGCTATTTGTCTAACGACGTCAACGACTACAACATCGTATCGCAAGGAAAGACCGTCATCCCTGGCGTTGACGACGGTGAAGAAATGAAACTTACTGAC CAAGCCTTCGACATTCTTGGTTTCACCCAAGAAGAGAAGGACAATGTTTACAAGATCACCGCCGCTGTCATGCACATGGGTTGTATGAAGTTCAAGCAGAGGGGTCGTGAAGAACAGGCTGAGGCTGATGGTACTGAG GATGGTGAAAAGGTTGCCAAGCTCCTCGGTGTTGACTGCCAGGACTTGTACAAGAACTTGCTGAAGCCCCGCATCAAGGTCGGAAACGAGTTCGTGACCCAGGGTCGTAACAAGGACCAGGTCACCAACTCCGTCGGTGCCCTCTGTAAGGGAATGTTCGATCGTCTCTTCAAGTGGCTCGTCAAGAAGTGTAACGAAACCCTAGACACCAAGCAGAAGAGACAGCACTTCATCGGTGTACTGGATATTGCTGGTTTCGAAATCTTCGAC TTCAACGGTTTTGAACAACTCTGCATTAATTTCACCAACGAGAAACTTCAGCAGTTCTTTAACCACCATATGTTTGTGTTGGAACAAGAAGAATACCAACGCGAAGGCATCGAATGGACTTTCATTGACTTTGGCATGGATCTCCAACATTGCATTGACCTTATTGAAAAG CCTATGGGTATCCTCTCAATTCTTGAGGAAGAGTCTATGTTCCCGAAAGCCACTGACCAGACATTCGTTGAGAAGTTGAACAACAACCACTTGGGTAAATCTGCTCCTTACCTGAAGCCCAAACCCCCCAAGCCTGGTTGCCAAGCCGCTCACTTCGCTATTGGTCACTACGCCGGTAAT GTCGGTTACAACATCACCGGATGGCTGGAAAAGAACAAGGACCCTCTTAACGACACTGTCGTTGACCAATTCAAGAAGGGTGCCAACAAACTGTTGGTTGAAATCTTCGCTGACCATCCTGGCCAGTCTGGTGATGCTGGTGCTGGTGGTGGCGGCGGCAAGG GCGCTGGAGGCAAGCGTGCCAAGGGTTCCGCTTTCCAGACCGTGTCATCACTTTACAGG GAACAACTTAACAACTTGATGACAACGCTGAGGTCTACTCAACCTCACTTCGTGCGTTGTATCATTCCCAATGAATTGAAACAGGCTG GTCTCATCGACTCTCACCTTGTGATGCACCAGCTCACCTGTAACGGTGTGCTTGAAGGCATCCGTATTTGCCGTAAAGGTTTCCCCAACAGGATGGTCTACCCTGACTTCAAGCTCCG CTACAAGATCCTGGCCCCTCAAGCTGCGGAAAAAGAAACTGACCCTAAGAAAATCGCCCAAGTCATCTTAGAAGCCACGGGCTTGGATGTCGAGTCCTACCGTCTGGGTCATACCAAG GTATTCTTCCGCGCTGGTGTTCTGGGTCAGATGGAAGAGTTGCGTGACGACAGGCTGTCTAAGATCGTATCTTGGCTCCAGGCCTACATCCGTGGTTACCTTTCCCGTAAGGACTTCAAGAAGTTGCAGGAACAGAG ATTGGCTCTCCAAGTTGTCCAACGCAACTTGCGCAAGTACTTGCAGCTCCGCACCTGGCCATGGTGGAAACTGTGGCAGAGGGTCAAGCCCCTCCTCAACGTCACCCGCGTCGAGGATGAGATGGCG AAACTCGAGGAGAAGGCTCAAAAGGCCCAGGAGGCTTTTGAGAAGGAAGAGAAACTCCGCAAGGAGGTCGAGGCCCTCAACTCTAAGCTGCTTGAGGAGAAGCAGGCCCTGCTTGCTTCCCTTGAGGGAGAGAAGGGCTCTCTCTCTGAAACCCAGGAGCGTGCCAACAAACTCGCAGCACAAAAGGCTGATCTCGAGGGTCAACTTAGG GACACACAAGACCGTCTCACCCAGGAGGAAGATGCCCGCAACCAGCTATTCCAAGCCAAGAAGAAGTTGGAGCAGGAAATCTCCGGCCTGAAGAAGGATGTAGAAGACCTCGAACTTAGCATCCAGAAGTCTGAGCAAGACAAGGCTACCAAAGACCACCAAATCCGCAACTTGAACGATGAAATCGCCCACCAGGACGAGCTCATCAACAAGCTTAACAAGGAAAAGAAACTTCAAGGAGAATCTAACCAGAAGACCTCCGAGGAGCTGCAAGCCGCCGAAGACAAGGTCAACCACCTCAACAAGGTCAAGCAGAAGCTCGAGCAGACCCTTGATGAGCTCGAAGACTCATTGGAGCGTGAAAAGAAACTGCGCGGTGATGTTGAGAAGCAGAGGAGGAAAGTTGAAGGCGACCTTAAACTTACCCAGGAAGCCGTCTCTGACCTCGAACGCAACAAAAAGGAACTCGAACAAACTATTCAGCGCAAGGACAAGGAAATCTCATCTCTCACCGCCAAGCTCGAAGACGAACAATCTTTGGTCAGCAAGGTCCAGAAACAGATCAAGGAACTGCAAGCCCGCATCGAGGAACTGGAAGAGGAAGTCGAATCCGAACGCCAGGCCCGTGCTAAGGCTGAGAAGCAGCGCGCTGATCTCGCTCGTGAACTCGAGGAGTTGGGTGAGCGTCTCGAGGAAGCCGGTGGTGCCACCTCTGCTCAAATTGAACTCAACAAGAAGCGTGAGGCTGAGCTCAGCAAGCTCCGTCGTGACTTGGAGGAAGCTAACATCCAGCACGAGTCCACCCTCGCCAACCTCCGCAAGAAGCACAACGATGCCGTTGCGGAAATGGGTGAGCAGCTCGACCAGCTCAACAAGCTTAAGGCTAA GGCTGAGAAAGAGCGCTCTCAATACTTTAGCGAAGTCAATGACCTTCGCGCCGGTCTCGACCACTTGTCCAACGAAAAG GCTGCTCAAGAAAAGATCGTCAAGCAACTTCAACACCAGCTCAACGAGGTTCAAGGCAAGGCTGATGAATCCAACCGCACCCTCAATGACCTGGATGCCGCTAAGAAGAAGTTGTCGATTGAGAACTCCGACCTGCTCCGCCAGTTGGAGGAGGCTGAGTCCCAGGTGTCGCAGCTCTCCAAGATTAAGGTGTCGCTCACCACTCAGTTGGAGGACACCAAGAGGCTCGCTGACGAAGAGGCCAGG GAACGCGCTACTTTACTCGGCAAGTTCCGCAACCTCGAACACGACTTGGACAACATCCGCGAGCAAGTGGAAGAGGAAGCCGAAGGCAAGGCTGACCTACAACGTCAACTCTCCAAGGCTAACGCTGAAGCTCAACTCTGGCGCTCCAAGTACGAGTCCGAAGGTGTTGCTCGCTCCGAGGAACTCGAGGAAGCCAAGCGCAAACTTCAAGCCCGTCTTGCCGAAGCCGAAGAAACTATCGAGTCTCTCAACCAGAAGGTTGTTGCTCTCGAGAAGACCAAGCAACGTCTTTCCACCGAAGTCGAGGACTTGCAACTCGAGGTTGACCGTGCCACTGCCATCGCTAACGCTGCTGAGAAGAAACAGAAGGCGTTCGATAAGATCATTGGTGAATGGAAACTCAAGGTTGATGACCTTGCCGCTGAGCTTGATGCCAGCCAGAAGGAATGCCGTAACTACTCTACCGAATTATTCCGCCTTAAGGGTGCCTACGAGGAAGGTCAGGAACAACTCGAGGCCGTACGCCGTGAAAACAAGAACCTCGCTGATGAAGTCAAGGATCTCCTTGACCAGATTGGCGAAGGTGGTCGCAACATCCATGAAATTGAGAAGGCCAGGAAGCGCCTTGAAGCTGAAAAGGATGAACTCCAAGCTGCCCTCGAGGAAGCCGAAGCAGCTCTTGAGCAGGAAGAGAACAAGGTTCTGCGTGCTCAACTCGAGCTGTCTCAAGTCAGACAGGAGATCGACAGGAGGATCCAGGAGAAGGAAGAAGAATTCGAAAACACCCGCAAGAACCACCAACGTGCCTTGGACTCCATGCAAGCTTCCCTTGAAGCTGAAGCTAAGGGCAAGGCTGAGGCCCTGCGCATGAAGAAGAAGTTGGAGGCTGACATCAATGAACTCGAGATCGCTCTCGACCACGCCAACAAAGCTAACGCTGAAGCCCAGAAGAACATTAAACGTTACCAGGCACAGATCAAGGACCTCCAAACTGCCTTGGAAGAAGAACAGCGTGCTCGTGATGATGCCCGTGAACAGCTCGGAATCTCTGAGCGTCGTGCAAACGCCCTCCAAAATGAGCTCGAAGAATCTCGTACGCTCCTTGAACAGGCCGACCGTGCCCGCCGCCAAGCTGAACAAGAACTTGGTGATGCCCACGAACAGCTCAACGAACTCTCTGCTCAAAGCGCTTCCCTCTCTGCCGCTAAGAGGAAACTCGAGTCCGAGCTCCAGACCCTGCACTCTGACCTCGATGAACTCCTTAACGAGGCTAAGAACTCCGAGGAGAAGGCAAAGAAGGCTATGGTTGATGCTGCCAGGCTTGCCGATGAACTCCGTGCTGAGCAAGAACACGCCCAGACACAGGAGAAACTTCGCAAGGCACTTGAACAACAGATCAAGGAATTGCAAGTCAGGCTTGACGAAGCTGAAGCTAACGCGCTCAAGGGAGGCAAGAAGGCCATCCAGAAACTTGAACAAAGAGTCAGGGAGCTTGAAAACGAGCTCGACGGCGAACAGAGGAGGCACGCTGATGCACAGAAGAACCTGCGCAAGGCTGAGAGACGCATCAAGGAATTGACCTTCCAGGCTGAAGAAGACCGCAAGAACCACGAGCGTATGCAGGACCTGGTTGACAAACTGCAGCAGAAGATCAAGACCTACAAGAGGCAGATCGAAGAAGCCGAAGAGATCGCCGCCCTTAACTTGGCTAAGTTCCGTAAGGCACAGCAAGAATTGGAAGAAGCTGAAGAAAGGGCAGACCTTGCCGAGCAAGCTATCAGCAAATTCCGTGGCAAGGGACGCGCGGGATCAGCTGCGAGAGGAGTCAGTCCGgcg CCCCAACGTACGCGCCCCGCCTTCGACGGTTTCGGCACCTTCCCACCAAGGTTCGACCTGGCGCCCGAAAACGATTTCTAA